Within the Paracoccus everestensis genome, the region GTGAACACCTGCGGCTTCTTGGACAGCGCCAAGGCGGAATCGCTGGATGCGATTGGCGAGGCGCTGCGCGAGAATGGCAAGGTTCTGGTCACGGGCTGTCTGGGGGCGGAACCCGAATACATCACGGGCGCCCATCCCAAAGTTCTGGCCGTCACCGGCCCGCACCAGTACGAGGCCGTGCTGGATGCGGTCCACGCCGCCGTGCCACCGCAGCCCGATCCCTTTATCGACCTGCTGCCTGCATCGGGCGTCAGCCTGACCCCGCGCCATTACAGCTATCTGAAGATTTCCGAGGGCTGCAATCACCGCTGCAAGTTCTGCATCATTCCCGATATGCGCGGACGCCTGGTCAGCCGCCCCGCCCATGCCATCGTCCGCGAGGCCGAGAAGCTGGTCGAGGCCGGGGTCAGGGAATTGCTGGTCATCAGCCAGGACACTTCGGCCTATGGCCTGGACCGCAAGTTTGAAACCGAACGCGGCCACCGCGCCCATATCACCGACCTGGCCCGCGACTTGGGCAGCCTGGGGGCCTGGCTGCGGCTGCATTACGTTTACCCCTATCCCCATGTGCGCGACCTGATCCCGCTGATGGCGGAAGGGCTGGTGCTGCCCTATCTGGACATCCCCTTCCAGCACGCCCATCCCGAGGTGCTGCGCCGCATGGCCCGTCCCGCCGCCGCCGCGCGGACCCTTGACGAAATTGCCGCCTGGCGCGCGGTCTGCCCGGACATCACCCTGCGATCCACCTTCATCGTGGGCTATCCCGGCGAAACCGAGGCCGAGTTCCAGACCCTGCTGGACTGGCTGGACGAGGCGCAACTGGATCGCGTGGGCGCCTTCCAGTACGAGAACGTCAAGGGCGCGCGGGCCAATGACCTGCCCGATCATGTCGCGCCCGAGGTCAAGCAGGACCGCTTCGAGCGTTTCATGGAAAAGGCCCAGGCGATTTCCGAAGCCAAGCTGGCGGCCAAGGTCGGCAGCCGGATCGAGGTGATCGTGGACAGCGTGGACGATCAGGGGGCCACCTGCCGCACCAAGGCGGACGCCCCGGAAATCGACGGCAACCTGTTCATCGACGAAAGGTTCCAGGCCCTGGCCCCCGGCGATATCGTGACCGTGACCGTGGACGAGGCGGGCGAATACGATCTTTGGGGCCGTTTGTGACGCTGCGAAACCGGCTGCCTGCCTTTATCGCCGACCATTACGAGGTTCACGAATGGCGCCATGCAAGCGCCATCCTGGCGCATGACTTTCCCGATGAATGGCGCGACATCATCGACGTGCTGACATCCTTCCGCCTGAAACGCGAATGGATCGAGGTGGGGGGCGGCAACAAGTCGCGCGTGTCGGCCTTTATCGACGGGTTTCTGGCAACGCGGGGCTGGCGTGAACGGCAGTTCCGCACCGGCATCGTGGTCGATGACCTGATGAAGGAAAGCCCCACCCACAAGGTCGATTGCTTCAAGCGCGGCATCGGGCTGGAGATCGAGTGGAACAACAAGGATCCGTTTTATGATCGCGATCTCAACAACTTCCGCCTGCTGTTCGACCTGCGCGCGTTAAGCGTGGGTGTGATCGTCACCCGGGCGGATGAACTCCAGCAGATCTTCCGCCAGCTTGGGCGGGGGTCGTCCTATGGCGAATCCACCACGCATATGTCGAAGCTGTTGCCCCGAATTGAAGGTGGCGGCGGGGCGGGCTGTCCGCTATTGGTGTTCGGTATCACCAAAGCCCTTTACCTGGACACCGGAGGCCACGTTGAGCAGCGCGTCTGACGATCTTCTGGCCACCGCAGGCGCCGTCAAGTTCGGCACCATCCTGGCCGATCCCCCCTGGCAGTTCCAGAACCGCACGGGCAAGATGGCCCCCGAACACAAGCGCCTGTCGCGTTACCCGACCATGACGCTGGACGCGA harbors:
- the rimO gene encoding 30S ribosomal protein S12 methylthiotransferase RimO, with product MHMNPPDLRPDLARARIPDDSLGVRREGQPTIGMVSLGCPKALVDSERILTRLRAEGYAISPDYKGADAVIVNTCGFLDSAKAESLDAIGEALRENGKVLVTGCLGAEPEYITGAHPKVLAVTGPHQYEAVLDAVHAAVPPQPDPFIDLLPASGVSLTPRHYSYLKISEGCNHRCKFCIIPDMRGRLVSRPAHAIVREAEKLVEAGVRELLVISQDTSAYGLDRKFETERGHRAHITDLARDLGSLGAWLRLHYVYPYPHVRDLIPLMAEGLVLPYLDIPFQHAHPEVLRRMARPAAAARTLDEIAAWRAVCPDITLRSTFIVGYPGETEAEFQTLLDWLDEAQLDRVGAFQYENVKGARANDLPDHVAPEVKQDRFERFMEKAQAISEAKLAAKVGSRIEVIVDSVDDQGATCRTKADAPEIDGNLFIDERFQALAPGDIVTVTVDEAGEYDLWGRL
- a CDS encoding BglII/BstYI family type II restriction endonuclease produces the protein MTLRNRLPAFIADHYEVHEWRHASAILAHDFPDEWRDIIDVLTSFRLKREWIEVGGGNKSRVSAFIDGFLATRGWRERQFRTGIVVDDLMKESPTHKVDCFKRGIGLEIEWNNKDPFYDRDLNNFRLLFDLRALSVGVIVTRADELQQIFRQLGRGSSYGESTTHMSKLLPRIEGGGGAGCPLLVFGITKALYLDTGGHVEQRV